One genomic region from Tripterygium wilfordii isolate XIE 37 chromosome 20, ASM1340144v1, whole genome shotgun sequence encodes:
- the LOC119986803 gene encoding uncharacterized protein LOC119986803 isoform X1 has product MGHKKKNPAPRSKPSPTAVASPAAADFVESDNSIVLNPIPGTKTTEPLSEMDGSSYPAIKLECERALTALRRGNHTKALRLMKESCIRHENSALIYRVQGTVCVKVATIIDEPLVKQRHLRNAIDSARRAVELSPNSIEFAHFYANLLYEAANDGKEYDEVIQECERALAIENPVDPAKESLQEESQQKISNTDARVAHVQSELRSLIQKSSIASISTWMKNLGNGEEKFRLIPIRRVVEDPIMEVKLAQARRPNEIKKATKTPEERRKEIEVRVAAARLLQQKSETEGQFPNEGDRNGDKGLDLGSGNGGQRGGRRKNARKNGSTAAERRDWVRSYWNSMSMDVKRDLLRISVSDLKAYFGLSKDGSAKEVLSEALAFSKETRTWEFWSCCRCNEKFTDSEAHMHHVMQEHMGNLLPKFQSVLPPNIDNEWIEMLLNCSWKPLDITAAVEMLCNQSKCRNSDDFYSSRRAEESDDCFKDAWDSTSDKENLVDCHNCFAVENVNNECYKISSFECKECDVNQTPVACSSSDGWPVSDDAERAKLLERIYSLFEVLIRHKYLAASHLSKVIQFTTDELQKLASGSHLLKHGVSQTPICICFLGSSQLKKVLKFLQELSHSCGLSRYSEKSSPVDDENGSNQGVEIKENIVLDGDASFLLLDEHLLRTEYPSSMCHDVSTDDTTGATPANFACENGIVPDADSLLSWIFSGPSSGEQLAWWMRTKEEKTQQGMEILQMLEKEFGHLQNLCERKCEHLSYEEALQAVEDLCVEQGKKRETLTDFVYESYDSVLRKRRGELSENENDVMFIGGSRFELDAITTVLKEAEAMNQCGYEETCAGVTSQSRDLESGEDDHWRTKDYFHQADTCIEVAIQRQKEQLSVELSKIDARIMRNVTGMRQLELKLEAIAAHDYLSMLLPLVKSYMRAHLEDLAEKDATEKSDAAREAFLAELALDSKKGARGIDNMRQTQDRAKDKKKNREFRKIKESKGAGGSEQHMLHDETSLRVSLVESQAASDDDDQDPEIPVPVNDENLKQQEEEFRRKIELEAEERKLEETLEYQRRIENEAKQRHLAEQYKKITQKVPVKVAEGLHDSYSASVTYETDLHGLLDPHTQELLSDNSGFPNNLEGIHMNSVKGAASSPGLQKISTNYHTKAKQELPNGVLTSERRTGRKGRRQKSTTRSPDGRYQAISSEKGNIGVGTSLVDGCLKEQVNLRNSESDVVTPGLGDNGTKTLRQLQAEEDDEERFQADLQQAVRQSLDTYQAHQKMPLVSSLKVPQVNTLEANNFGVSPNEITTENANGIDVYGTGLKNEVGEYNCFLNVIIQSLWHLRRFRDEFLRSSAAEHVHVGDPCVVCALYDIFTALSTASADTQREPVAPTSLRTALSNLYPDSNFFQEAQMNDASEVLAVLFDCLHRSFTPGSSVSDNESLDSNCTGGWDCANDACIVHSLFGMDIFEQMNCCSCGVESRHLKYTSFFHNINASALRTMKVMFPRSSFDELLNFVEMHHQLACDPESGGCGQPNHIHHFLSNPPYVFTTVLGWQNTCESADDIVATLAALSTEIDISVLYRGLDPKNTHSLASVVCYYGQHYHCFAFSHEQEKWIMYDDKTVKVVGGWTDVLTMCQRGHLQPQVLFFEAVN; this is encoded by the exons ATGGGGCATAAGAAGAAAAATCCTGCTCCTCGCTCCAAACCATCACCGACGGCGGTGGCTTCTCCGGCCGCCGCTGATTTTGTCGAATCCGATAATTCTATTGTACTAAACCCCATTCCCGGGACCAAGACGACGGAGCCGTTGTCAGAAATGGACGGTTCGTCTTACCCGGCCATAAAGCTTGAATGCGAGCGAGCCCTAACTGCACTCCGCCGCGGGAATCACACTAAGGCTCTCCGCCTCATGAAGGAGTCCTGCATCCGTCACGAGAATTCCGCCCTCATTTACCGCGTCCAGGGCACTGTTTGCGTCAAGGTCGCTACTATAATCGACGAACCATTGGTCAAGCAGCGCCACCTGCGCAACGCCATCGACTCTGCTAGAAGGGCCGTTGAGTTGTCGCCCAATTCGATTGAGTTTGCTCATTTTTACGCCAATCTGCTCTACGAGGCTGCTAATGACGGTAAGGAGTACGACGAGGTCATCCAGGAGTGTGAGCGTGCACTGGCCATTGAGAATCCGGTGGATCCTGCCAAGGAGAGTTTGCAGGAGGAGAGTCAGCAAAAGATATCAAACACTGACGCGAGGGTTGCCCATGTTCAGAGTGAACTTAGGTCGTTGATTCAAAAATCAAGCATTGCCTCGATTTCAACTTGGATGAAGAATCTCGGGAATGGTGAGGAGAAGTTTAGGTTGATTCCCATAAGACGAGTGGTGGAGGATCCAATAATGGAGGTTAAATTGGCACAAGCAAGGCGGCCCAATGAGATTAAGAAGGCTACAAAAACACCtgaagaaagaaggaaggagATTGAAGTGAGAGTGGCTGCTGCAAGGCTTCTGCAGCAGAAGTCTGAGACAGAGGGGCAGTTTCCAAATGAGGGAGATAGAAACGGTGATAAGGGATTGGACTTAGGGTCAGGGAATGGAGGACAAAGAGGAGGGAGGAGGAAGAATGCAAGGAAGAATGGGTCTACCGCTGCAGAGAGAAGGGACTGGGTTAGATCGTATTGGAATTCTATGAGTATGGATGTGAAAAGGGATTTGCTTAGAATTAGTGTTTCTGATCTCAAAGCTTACTTTGGGTTGTCGAAGGATGGGTCAGCCAAGGAGGTTCTATCCGAGGCTTTGGCTTTTTCCAAGGAAACTAGAACTTGGGAGTTCTGGAGTTGCTGTCGATGCAATGAAAAGTTTACTGATTCGGAGGCTCACATGCATCATGTGATGCAGGAGCACATGGGGAACCTGTTACCTAAATTCCAGTCAGTTTTACCCCCAAATATTGATAACGAGTGGATTGAGATGCTTCTAAACTGTTCCTGGAAACCTTTAGATATTACAGCTGCAGTGGAAATGCTTTGTAATCAGTCAAAGTGTCGAAACTCTGATGATTTCTACTCGAGTAGACGTGCTGAGGAAAGTGATGACTGCTTCAAAGATGCTTGGGATTCCACCTCTGATAAGGAGAATTTGGTGGATTGTCACAACTGTTTTGCTGTTGAAAATGTGAATAATGAATGTTACAAAATCTCAAGCTTTGAGTGTAAGGAATGTGATGTGAACCAGACACCAGTGGCATGTTCCAGTTCTGATGGCTGGCCAGTATCTGATGATGCAGAGCGTGCAAAGCTCCTTGAAAGAATCTATTCCTTATTTGAGGTGCTTATAAGGCATAAATATCTTGCTGCAAGCCATCTTAGCAAGGTGATACAATTCACCACGGATGAGCTACAGAAACTTGCTTCTGGCTCTCATCTTCTGAAGCATGGAGTCAGCCAAACGCCCATTTGTATCTGCTTTTTGGGATCTTCCCAGCTGAAAAAAGTTCTCAAGTTCTTACAGGAATTATCACATTCTTGTGGTTTAAGTAGATATTCTGAGAAAAGCAGTCCTGTGGATGATGAAAATGGCAGTAATCAAGGTGTTGAAATTAAAGAGAATATTGTTCTTGATGGAGATGCATCCTTTCTTCTTCTGGATGAACATCTATTGCGAACTGAATATCCTTCTAGTATGTGCCATGATGTTTCCACAGATGACACGACTGGAGCTACTCCTGCAAACTTTGCTTGTGAAAATGGCATTGTGCCTGATGCTGATTCCTTACTTTCCTGGATATTTTCTGGCCCCTCGAGTGGGGAACAATTGGCATGGTGGATGCGcacaaaagaagagaaaactcAGCAGGGGATGGAAATACTGCAGATGCTTGAGAAAGAGTTTGGCCACCTCCAGAACCTTTGTGAGAGAAAATGTGAGCATTTAAGCTATGAGGAGGCATTGCAAGCAGTGGAGGATCTATGCGTGGAACAAGGTAAGAAGAGGGAGACTCTTACGGACTTTGTCTACGAAAGCTATGACTCTGTGCTTAGGAAGCGAAGGGGAGAGCTtagtgaaaatgaaaatgatgttATGTTCATCGGTGGCAGTAGGTTTGAATTAGATGCTATAACAACCGTTTTGAAAGAAGCCGAAGCTATGAATCAGTGTGGATATGAGGAAACTTGTGCTGGTGTGACTTCTCAGTCACGTGACTTGGAATCGGGTGAAGATGATCACTGGAGGACCAAGGATTATTTCCATCAAGCGGATACTTGCATTGAAGTTGCAATCCAAAGACAGAAAGAGCAGTTATCAGTAGAG CTTAGCAAAATTGATGCACGGATCATGCGGAATGTTACTGGGATGCGGCAGTTGGAACTCAAACTTGAGGCCATTGCTGCACATGATTATCTGTCAATGTTATTGCCTCTAGTGAAATCATACATGAGG GCACATTTGGAAGATTTGGCTGAGAAAGATGCCACGGAGAAATCTGACGCTGCTAGAGAAGCATTCTTAGCAGAACTTGCGCTTGATTCTAAGAAGGGTGCTCGGGGAATTGATAATATGAGACAGACACAGGATAGGGCAAAGGATAAGAAAAAGAACAGAGAGTTTAGGAAAATCAAGGAATCAAAG GGTGCTGGCGGTTCCGAGCAGCACATGCTTCATGATGAAACTAGTTTGCGGGT CAGTCTAGTTGAATCTCAAGCAGCATCTGATGATGACGATCAAGATCCTGAGATTCCTGTTCCTGTGAATGATGAGAATTTGAAACAACAGGAAGAGGAATTCAGACGTAAAATTGAGCTTGAAGCAGAGGAGAGAAAACTTGAAGAAACTTTGGAATATCAAAGGCGGATAGAGAATGAGGCTAAGCAGAGGCATCTTGCTGaacaatataagaaaattacGCAAAAAGTTCCAGTGAAAGTGGCTGAGGGGCTACACGATTCTTACTCGGCATCTGTCACTTATGAGACAGATTTGCATGGGCTGTTGGATCCTCATACTCAG GAATTGTTGTCAGACAACAGTGGTTTTCCAAACAATTTAGAAGGCATAcatatgaatagtgtaaagggTGCTGCAAGCTCTCCTGGATTGCAGAAGATTAGTACTAACTatcatacaaaagctaaacaag AGTTACCTAATGGAGTTCTGACTTCTGAGCGACGGACTGGAAGAAAAGGCAGGCGGCAGAAGAGTACAACCAGATCGCCCGATGGAAGGTATCAGGCAATTTCATCTGAGAAGGGAAATATTGGAGTTGGAACTTCACTTGTTGATGGTTGCTTAAAAGAGCAGGTCAACTTGCGTAATAGTGAGTCTGATGTTG TTActcctggattgggagacaatGGAACGAAGACACTGAGACAACTACAAGCTGAGGAGGATGATGAGGAGAGGTTCCAAGCGGACCTTCAACAAGCTGTACGGCAAAGCCTTG ACACATACCAAGCACATCAGAAAATGCCCTTGGTTTCAAGTTTGAAGGTGCCGCAAGTGAACACTCTGGAAGCTAATAATTTTGGCGTTTCACCAAATGAAATCACCACTGAAAACGCAAATGGAATTGATGTATATGGTACAGGCCTGAAGAATGAAGTCGGAGAATACAATTGCTTTCTGAATGTTATTATTCAG TCATTGTGGCATCTAAGACGGTTTCGAGATGAGTTCTTGAGGAGCTCTGCTGCAGAGCATGTTCATGTGGGAGATCCTTGTGTTGTTTGTGCTTTATATGATATTTTTACAGCTCTGAGTACTGCATCTGCTGATACACAAAGGGAACCTGTTGCCCCTACTTCTTTGAGGACAGCTTTAAGCAATTTGTATCCTGATAGTAATTTTTTCCAAGAG GCTCAGATGAATGATGCTTCTGAAGTATTGGCTGTACTTTTTGATTGCCTTCATCGATCATTTACACCTGGTTCAAGTGTTTCTGATAATGAATCATTGGATAGTAATTGCACGGGGGGTTGGGATTGTGCAAATGATGCTTGTATAGTGCATTCACTTTTTGGAATGGACATCTTTGAACAAATGAATTGCTGCAGCTGTGGTGTGGAGTCCAGACATCTGAAGTACACTTCATTCTTTCATAATATAAATGCAAGCGCCCTCCGTACAATGAAG GTTATGTTTCCCAGAAGCTCCTTTGATGAACTTTTAAATTTTGTAGAGATGCATCATCAGTTAGCTTGTGATCCTGAGTCTGGCGGCTGTGGTCAGCCCAACCATATCCATCACTTTCTTTCCAATCCGCCATATGTTTTTACCACAG tTTTGGGATGGCAGAATACATGTGAGAGTGCTGATGATATAGTGGCTACATTGGCAGCCCTAAGTACTGAGATTGATATCAGTGTCCTTTATCGTGGTCTAGATCCAAAAAACACACATAGCTTGGCTTCCGTG GTTTGCTACTATGGGCAACATTATCATTGCTTTGCCTTTAGTCACGAGCAGGAAAAGTGGATAATGTATGACGACAAGACTGTCAAG GTGGTTGGTGGCTGGACCGATGTTCTTACCATGTGCCAAAGAGGGCACTTACAACCTCAAGTTCTGTTCTTTGAAGCTGTAAACTAG
- the LOC119986803 gene encoding uncharacterized protein LOC119986803 isoform X2: protein MGHKKKNPAPRSKPSPTAVASPAAADFVESDNSIVLNPIPGTKTTEPLSEMDGSSYPAIKLECERALTALRRGNHTKALRLMKESCIRHENSALIYRVQGTVCVKVATIIDEPLVKQRHLRNAIDSARRAVELSPNSIEFAHFYANLLYEAANDGKEYDEVIQECERALAIENPVDPAKESLQEESQQKISNTDARVAHVQSELRSLIQKSSIASISTWMKNLGNGEEKFRLIPIRRVVEDPIMEVKLAQARRPNEIKKATKTPEERRKEIEVRVAAARLLQQKSETEGQFPNEGDRNGDKGLDLGSGNGGQRGGRRKNARKNGSTAAERRDWVRSYWNSMSMDVKRDLLRISVSDLKAYFGLSKDGSAKEVLSEALAFSKETRTWEFWSCCRCNEKFTDSEAHMHHVMQEHMGNLLPKFQSVLPPNIDNEWIEMLLNCSWKPLDITAAVEMLCNQSKCRNSDDFYSSRRAEESDDCFKDAWDSTSDKENLVDCHNCFAVENVNNECYKISSFECKECDVNQTPVACSSSDGWPVSDDAERAKLLERIYSLFEVLIRHKYLAASHLSKVIQFTTDELQKLASGSHLLKHGVSQTPICICFLGSSQLKKVLKFLQELSHSCGLSRYSEKSSPVDDENGSNQGVEIKENIVLDGDASFLLLDEHLLRTEYPSSMCHDVSTDDTTGATPANFACENGIVPDADSLLSWIFSGPSSGEQLAWWMRTKEEKTQQGMEILQMLEKEFGHLQNLCERKCEHLSYEEALQAVEDLCVEQGKKRETLTDFVYESYDSVLRKRRGELSENENDVMFIGGSRFELDAITTVLKEAEAMNQCGYEETCAGVTSQSRDLESGEDDHWRTKDYFHQADTCIEVAIQRQKEQLSVELSKIDARIMRNVTGMRQLELKLEAIAAHDYLSMLLPLVKSYMRAHLEDLAEKDATEKSDAAREAFLAELALDSKKGARGIDNMRQTQDRAKDKKKNREFRKIKESKGAGGSEQHMLHDETSLRVLVESQAASDDDDQDPEIPVPVNDENLKQQEEEFRRKIELEAEERKLEETLEYQRRIENEAKQRHLAEQYKKITQKVPVKVAEGLHDSYSASVTYETDLHGLLDPHTQELLSDNSGFPNNLEGIHMNSVKGAASSPGLQKISTNYHTKAKQELPNGVLTSERRTGRKGRRQKSTTRSPDGRYQAISSEKGNIGVGTSLVDGCLKEQVNLRNSESDVVTPGLGDNGTKTLRQLQAEEDDEERFQADLQQAVRQSLDTYQAHQKMPLVSSLKVPQVNTLEANNFGVSPNEITTENANGIDVYGTGLKNEVGEYNCFLNVIIQSLWHLRRFRDEFLRSSAAEHVHVGDPCVVCALYDIFTALSTASADTQREPVAPTSLRTALSNLYPDSNFFQEAQMNDASEVLAVLFDCLHRSFTPGSSVSDNESLDSNCTGGWDCANDACIVHSLFGMDIFEQMNCCSCGVESRHLKYTSFFHNINASALRTMKVMFPRSSFDELLNFVEMHHQLACDPESGGCGQPNHIHHFLSNPPYVFTTVLGWQNTCESADDIVATLAALSTEIDISVLYRGLDPKNTHSLASVVCYYGQHYHCFAFSHEQEKWIMYDDKTVKVVGGWTDVLTMCQRGHLQPQVLFFEAVN, encoded by the exons ATGGGGCATAAGAAGAAAAATCCTGCTCCTCGCTCCAAACCATCACCGACGGCGGTGGCTTCTCCGGCCGCCGCTGATTTTGTCGAATCCGATAATTCTATTGTACTAAACCCCATTCCCGGGACCAAGACGACGGAGCCGTTGTCAGAAATGGACGGTTCGTCTTACCCGGCCATAAAGCTTGAATGCGAGCGAGCCCTAACTGCACTCCGCCGCGGGAATCACACTAAGGCTCTCCGCCTCATGAAGGAGTCCTGCATCCGTCACGAGAATTCCGCCCTCATTTACCGCGTCCAGGGCACTGTTTGCGTCAAGGTCGCTACTATAATCGACGAACCATTGGTCAAGCAGCGCCACCTGCGCAACGCCATCGACTCTGCTAGAAGGGCCGTTGAGTTGTCGCCCAATTCGATTGAGTTTGCTCATTTTTACGCCAATCTGCTCTACGAGGCTGCTAATGACGGTAAGGAGTACGACGAGGTCATCCAGGAGTGTGAGCGTGCACTGGCCATTGAGAATCCGGTGGATCCTGCCAAGGAGAGTTTGCAGGAGGAGAGTCAGCAAAAGATATCAAACACTGACGCGAGGGTTGCCCATGTTCAGAGTGAACTTAGGTCGTTGATTCAAAAATCAAGCATTGCCTCGATTTCAACTTGGATGAAGAATCTCGGGAATGGTGAGGAGAAGTTTAGGTTGATTCCCATAAGACGAGTGGTGGAGGATCCAATAATGGAGGTTAAATTGGCACAAGCAAGGCGGCCCAATGAGATTAAGAAGGCTACAAAAACACCtgaagaaagaaggaaggagATTGAAGTGAGAGTGGCTGCTGCAAGGCTTCTGCAGCAGAAGTCTGAGACAGAGGGGCAGTTTCCAAATGAGGGAGATAGAAACGGTGATAAGGGATTGGACTTAGGGTCAGGGAATGGAGGACAAAGAGGAGGGAGGAGGAAGAATGCAAGGAAGAATGGGTCTACCGCTGCAGAGAGAAGGGACTGGGTTAGATCGTATTGGAATTCTATGAGTATGGATGTGAAAAGGGATTTGCTTAGAATTAGTGTTTCTGATCTCAAAGCTTACTTTGGGTTGTCGAAGGATGGGTCAGCCAAGGAGGTTCTATCCGAGGCTTTGGCTTTTTCCAAGGAAACTAGAACTTGGGAGTTCTGGAGTTGCTGTCGATGCAATGAAAAGTTTACTGATTCGGAGGCTCACATGCATCATGTGATGCAGGAGCACATGGGGAACCTGTTACCTAAATTCCAGTCAGTTTTACCCCCAAATATTGATAACGAGTGGATTGAGATGCTTCTAAACTGTTCCTGGAAACCTTTAGATATTACAGCTGCAGTGGAAATGCTTTGTAATCAGTCAAAGTGTCGAAACTCTGATGATTTCTACTCGAGTAGACGTGCTGAGGAAAGTGATGACTGCTTCAAAGATGCTTGGGATTCCACCTCTGATAAGGAGAATTTGGTGGATTGTCACAACTGTTTTGCTGTTGAAAATGTGAATAATGAATGTTACAAAATCTCAAGCTTTGAGTGTAAGGAATGTGATGTGAACCAGACACCAGTGGCATGTTCCAGTTCTGATGGCTGGCCAGTATCTGATGATGCAGAGCGTGCAAAGCTCCTTGAAAGAATCTATTCCTTATTTGAGGTGCTTATAAGGCATAAATATCTTGCTGCAAGCCATCTTAGCAAGGTGATACAATTCACCACGGATGAGCTACAGAAACTTGCTTCTGGCTCTCATCTTCTGAAGCATGGAGTCAGCCAAACGCCCATTTGTATCTGCTTTTTGGGATCTTCCCAGCTGAAAAAAGTTCTCAAGTTCTTACAGGAATTATCACATTCTTGTGGTTTAAGTAGATATTCTGAGAAAAGCAGTCCTGTGGATGATGAAAATGGCAGTAATCAAGGTGTTGAAATTAAAGAGAATATTGTTCTTGATGGAGATGCATCCTTTCTTCTTCTGGATGAACATCTATTGCGAACTGAATATCCTTCTAGTATGTGCCATGATGTTTCCACAGATGACACGACTGGAGCTACTCCTGCAAACTTTGCTTGTGAAAATGGCATTGTGCCTGATGCTGATTCCTTACTTTCCTGGATATTTTCTGGCCCCTCGAGTGGGGAACAATTGGCATGGTGGATGCGcacaaaagaagagaaaactcAGCAGGGGATGGAAATACTGCAGATGCTTGAGAAAGAGTTTGGCCACCTCCAGAACCTTTGTGAGAGAAAATGTGAGCATTTAAGCTATGAGGAGGCATTGCAAGCAGTGGAGGATCTATGCGTGGAACAAGGTAAGAAGAGGGAGACTCTTACGGACTTTGTCTACGAAAGCTATGACTCTGTGCTTAGGAAGCGAAGGGGAGAGCTtagtgaaaatgaaaatgatgttATGTTCATCGGTGGCAGTAGGTTTGAATTAGATGCTATAACAACCGTTTTGAAAGAAGCCGAAGCTATGAATCAGTGTGGATATGAGGAAACTTGTGCTGGTGTGACTTCTCAGTCACGTGACTTGGAATCGGGTGAAGATGATCACTGGAGGACCAAGGATTATTTCCATCAAGCGGATACTTGCATTGAAGTTGCAATCCAAAGACAGAAAGAGCAGTTATCAGTAGAG CTTAGCAAAATTGATGCACGGATCATGCGGAATGTTACTGGGATGCGGCAGTTGGAACTCAAACTTGAGGCCATTGCTGCACATGATTATCTGTCAATGTTATTGCCTCTAGTGAAATCATACATGAGG GCACATTTGGAAGATTTGGCTGAGAAAGATGCCACGGAGAAATCTGACGCTGCTAGAGAAGCATTCTTAGCAGAACTTGCGCTTGATTCTAAGAAGGGTGCTCGGGGAATTGATAATATGAGACAGACACAGGATAGGGCAAAGGATAAGAAAAAGAACAGAGAGTTTAGGAAAATCAAGGAATCAAAG GGTGCTGGCGGTTCCGAGCAGCACATGCTTCATGATGAAACTAGTTTGCGGGT TCTAGTTGAATCTCAAGCAGCATCTGATGATGACGATCAAGATCCTGAGATTCCTGTTCCTGTGAATGATGAGAATTTGAAACAACAGGAAGAGGAATTCAGACGTAAAATTGAGCTTGAAGCAGAGGAGAGAAAACTTGAAGAAACTTTGGAATATCAAAGGCGGATAGAGAATGAGGCTAAGCAGAGGCATCTTGCTGaacaatataagaaaattacGCAAAAAGTTCCAGTGAAAGTGGCTGAGGGGCTACACGATTCTTACTCGGCATCTGTCACTTATGAGACAGATTTGCATGGGCTGTTGGATCCTCATACTCAG GAATTGTTGTCAGACAACAGTGGTTTTCCAAACAATTTAGAAGGCATAcatatgaatagtgtaaagggTGCTGCAAGCTCTCCTGGATTGCAGAAGATTAGTACTAACTatcatacaaaagctaaacaag AGTTACCTAATGGAGTTCTGACTTCTGAGCGACGGACTGGAAGAAAAGGCAGGCGGCAGAAGAGTACAACCAGATCGCCCGATGGAAGGTATCAGGCAATTTCATCTGAGAAGGGAAATATTGGAGTTGGAACTTCACTTGTTGATGGTTGCTTAAAAGAGCAGGTCAACTTGCGTAATAGTGAGTCTGATGTTG TTActcctggattgggagacaatGGAACGAAGACACTGAGACAACTACAAGCTGAGGAGGATGATGAGGAGAGGTTCCAAGCGGACCTTCAACAAGCTGTACGGCAAAGCCTTG ACACATACCAAGCACATCAGAAAATGCCCTTGGTTTCAAGTTTGAAGGTGCCGCAAGTGAACACTCTGGAAGCTAATAATTTTGGCGTTTCACCAAATGAAATCACCACTGAAAACGCAAATGGAATTGATGTATATGGTACAGGCCTGAAGAATGAAGTCGGAGAATACAATTGCTTTCTGAATGTTATTATTCAG TCATTGTGGCATCTAAGACGGTTTCGAGATGAGTTCTTGAGGAGCTCTGCTGCAGAGCATGTTCATGTGGGAGATCCTTGTGTTGTTTGTGCTTTATATGATATTTTTACAGCTCTGAGTACTGCATCTGCTGATACACAAAGGGAACCTGTTGCCCCTACTTCTTTGAGGACAGCTTTAAGCAATTTGTATCCTGATAGTAATTTTTTCCAAGAG GCTCAGATGAATGATGCTTCTGAAGTATTGGCTGTACTTTTTGATTGCCTTCATCGATCATTTACACCTGGTTCAAGTGTTTCTGATAATGAATCATTGGATAGTAATTGCACGGGGGGTTGGGATTGTGCAAATGATGCTTGTATAGTGCATTCACTTTTTGGAATGGACATCTTTGAACAAATGAATTGCTGCAGCTGTGGTGTGGAGTCCAGACATCTGAAGTACACTTCATTCTTTCATAATATAAATGCAAGCGCCCTCCGTACAATGAAG GTTATGTTTCCCAGAAGCTCCTTTGATGAACTTTTAAATTTTGTAGAGATGCATCATCAGTTAGCTTGTGATCCTGAGTCTGGCGGCTGTGGTCAGCCCAACCATATCCATCACTTTCTTTCCAATCCGCCATATGTTTTTACCACAG tTTTGGGATGGCAGAATACATGTGAGAGTGCTGATGATATAGTGGCTACATTGGCAGCCCTAAGTACTGAGATTGATATCAGTGTCCTTTATCGTGGTCTAGATCCAAAAAACACACATAGCTTGGCTTCCGTG GTTTGCTACTATGGGCAACATTATCATTGCTTTGCCTTTAGTCACGAGCAGGAAAAGTGGATAATGTATGACGACAAGACTGTCAAG GTGGTTGGTGGCTGGACCGATGTTCTTACCATGTGCCAAAGAGGGCACTTACAACCTCAAGTTCTGTTCTTTGAAGCTGTAAACTAG